The Acidobacteriota bacterium genome includes a window with the following:
- a CDS encoding Ig-like domain-containing protein — MHPIIHPMNRDSTRVLLAAACLLALSCGGDSDGPSAPSPVTTSSLSVTYPEDHGTIYIGDEVQFQATTSSSGSGAQAATNATWESDAPAVATVSSSGLVTAVAAGEATITADVPGSGRGSRRIRVFPEFHGHWEGDLNVTGISLPPDWQELGEENCNGLPDCASWIPLTADFTQDGATVTGSVMSTFIAPPNYEWTIESGTISIDGRLTLMSDEIAFRVPDDAGDIRARLISWESRADTPGVMTGTAAVQYSSDALSGNPVVEGCFEADNIIRECSGWRRQRGGGH; from the coding sequence ATGCATCCGATCATCCACCCAATGAACCGAGACTCGACCCGCGTACTGCTCGCCGCGGCCTGCCTGCTGGCACTCTCCTGCGGTGGCGACAGCGACGGTCCCAGCGCGCCGTCGCCGGTAACGACGTCGAGCCTATCGGTCACGTATCCCGAGGACCACGGCACGATCTACATCGGCGACGAAGTGCAGTTTCAGGCAACGACTTCGTCGAGCGGCAGTGGAGCGCAGGCGGCCACCAACGCAACCTGGGAGTCTGATGCGCCGGCCGTCGCGACGGTATCCTCGTCGGGCCTCGTCACCGCCGTCGCGGCCGGCGAGGCGACGATAACCGCCGACGTCCCGGGAAGCGGGCGCGGCTCGCGACGCATCCGAGTCTTTCCGGAGTTCCATGGACATTGGGAGGGTGACCTGAACGTGACCGGAATCTCCCTGCCGCCGGATTGGCAGGAATTGGGCGAGGAGAACTGCAACGGCTTGCCGGATTGCGCTTCGTGGATACCGCTGACAGCCGACTTCACGCAGGACGGCGCAACGGTAACCGGTTCGGTCATGAGCACGTTCATCGCGCCGCCGAACTACGAGTGGACCATCGAATCCGGAACGATCTCGATCGACGGGAGGCTCACCTTGATGTCCGACGAGATCGCGTTCCGCGTGCCCGACGACGCCGGTGACATTCGGGCTCGCTTGATTTCCTGGGAGTCGCGGGCGGACACCCCCGGCGTCATGACTGGCACTGCGGCCGTGCAGTATTCCTCCGACGCGCTGTCGGGCAACCCCGTGGTAGAAGGATGTTTCGAGGCGGACAACATCATTCGGGAGTGCTCCGGGTGGCGGCGGCAGCGTGGGGGGGGCCACTAG
- a CDS encoding VCBS repeat-containing protein, with translation MLSRQFVVVIGAVLLGCSVANAQSSSRVTFSRVVTDPNLGRLEFVHAVADLNGDGRDDILAGGYGDYYDGATPEERFTKTTLHVFVSVGDGSLRHAPELVDGTIDVRNAVVAADDFNGDAQPDLAVFDAGVYVASHRLGYGNPPQLFLSSEDGLLRPSDALADAVRREHELRPNPDYSGPADLHLKLAKSGDIDGDGDIDLWVESTGGANVTSHFMVNNGDSTFTLDPDRAPYELLHNPPPEYWRHVGADLVDLDNDGDLDLALGQIRDVDPTHINQFSIVLVNDGTGHYPARIELPHPAFADAYTSVRALTHFDVNGDGFQDLLLPHGRNDDGPPGVLPWTGRYIQILINDGTPSPVLRRRTAMSFVDETPTRMGDQSATTPERNANGDPLNNAADPSMHDVDRDGCADLVMSRLGYPVRTESPLVYRNNGSGQFQAMSPEPFAGSDHYFGYNLVPADLNGDAVVDFVLPQHNNGPDDLYGTADDFVRFLVLLNTTTAGSIRCE, from the coding sequence ATGTTGTCGCGCCAGTTCGTCGTAGTAATCGGGGCGGTTCTGCTCGGCTGTTCCGTAGCGAACGCACAATCGTCCTCGAGGGTCACCTTTTCGCGCGTCGTCACCGATCCCAACCTCGGACGGCTCGAATTCGTGCATGCCGTCGCAGATCTCAACGGCGACGGCCGTGACGACATCCTTGCGGGAGGGTACGGAGACTACTACGACGGTGCGACGCCCGAGGAACGATTCACCAAAACGACGCTGCACGTGTTCGTCAGCGTGGGGGACGGTAGCCTCAGGCACGCGCCGGAGCTTGTCGACGGCACGATCGACGTGCGCAACGCGGTCGTGGCGGCGGACGATTTCAACGGGGACGCGCAACCTGACCTTGCGGTCTTCGACGCCGGCGTCTACGTGGCCAGTCACAGGTTGGGGTACGGGAATCCACCGCAGTTGTTCCTGAGCAGCGAGGACGGACTGCTTCGGCCGTCAGATGCTCTGGCGGACGCGGTCAGACGCGAGCATGAACTACGGCCGAATCCTGACTATTCCGGGCCGGCCGACCTTCATCTCAAACTGGCGAAGTCGGGCGACATCGACGGTGACGGCGACATCGACCTGTGGGTCGAAAGCACCGGCGGCGCCAACGTCACAAGCCACTTCATGGTGAACAACGGAGACAGCACGTTCACGCTTGATCCCGATCGCGCTCCCTACGAGCTCCTCCACAACCCGCCTCCAGAGTATTGGAGACACGTCGGCGCAGACCTCGTTGATCTGGACAACGACGGCGACCTTGACCTCGCGCTCGGACAGATCCGCGACGTCGATCCGACCCACATCAACCAGTTCAGCATCGTCCTGGTGAACGACGGCACGGGGCACTATCCGGCACGCATCGAACTGCCGCATCCCGCGTTCGCCGACGCCTACACGTCAGTCCGGGCGCTGACGCACTTCGACGTCAACGGGGACGGGTTTCAGGACCTGTTGCTCCCGCACGGTCGCAACGACGATGGCCCGCCGGGCGTTCTCCCATGGACCGGCCGCTACATTCAGATCCTCATCAACGACGGCACGCCTTCTCCCGTGCTCCGCCGCCGCACGGCGATGTCGTTTGTCGACGAGACACCTACCAGGATGGGCGATCAGAGCGCGACCACACCGGAGCGCAACGCGAACGGCGATCCGCTGAACAACGCCGCAGATCCGAGCATGCACGACGTTGACCGCGACGGCTGCGCAGACCTGGTCATGTCGCGACTCGGATATCCGGTACGCACCGAATCGCCGCTCGTTTATCGCAACAACGGGAGCGGTCAGTTCCAGGCGATGTCTCCAGAGCCGTTTGCCGGATCCGATCACTATTTCGGGTACAACCTCGTGCCCGCGGACTTGAACGGCGACGCGGTGGTTGACTTCGTACTCCCACAGCACAACAACGGGCCCGACGACCTCTACGGCACGGCCGACGACTTCGTTAGGTTTCTGGTCCTGCTGAACACTACGACAGCCGGCTCAATCCGCTGCGAGTGA